One part of the Nitrospirota bacterium genome encodes these proteins:
- a CDS encoding cardiolipin synthase B, whose translation MSFKRQDIERLYGSPFVDGNSIELLWKGREAFGRIFDSVKEAKNFICLEFYIFRNDDTGIELSEILKEKVKEGVEVYLLYDYLGSFGTPISFWRELKSRGIKVRASHPLRWTSPNGFMHRDHRKLVIIDGHTAFTGGLNIADEYRGIHLRKKEPWRDTGIVIKGPEVTALLKTFKKAWIQWAKEPVGYSSLPEKAGDLPVITIFAHSSRGRRRMRRLIYYSINHAEKDICLTTAYFTPSRRMLETLEMAQKRGVRVRLLLPGESDVPPAHYASRASYERLLRAGVEIYNYKGQVLHAKSYIFDSCWSIVGSANLDFQSLRWNDEGNVGILDEGFAKEMIDIFEDDLGHSIQIIEKDWQKRPFKEKLKERFFSLFRRWL comes from the coding sequence ATGTCATTTAAAAGGCAGGACATAGAAAGGCTCTACGGAAGCCCCTTTGTCGATGGAAACAGCATAGAGCTTCTCTGGAAAGGCAGGGAGGCATTCGGAAGGATATTTGACTCTGTAAAAGAGGCTAAGAATTTCATCTGCCTTGAATTCTACATATTCAGAAATGACGACACAGGCATAGAGCTATCCGAAATCCTTAAGGAGAAAGTCAAAGAAGGAGTAGAGGTTTATCTTCTTTATGACTACCTGGGAAGTTTTGGCACTCCAATAAGCTTTTGGAGAGAGCTTAAATCCAGAGGCATAAAGGTCAGGGCATCCCATCCACTCAGATGGACCTCACCTAATGGTTTTATGCACAGGGACCATAGAAAACTTGTAATAATCGATGGACATACGGCATTTACAGGCGGACTTAACATAGCCGATGAATACAGGGGAATCCATCTGAGAAAGAAAGAGCCGTGGAGGGACACAGGCATTGTAATAAAGGGCCCTGAGGTCACTGCACTGCTTAAGACATTCAAAAAGGCATGGATTCAATGGGCTAAAGAACCTGTCGGGTATTCTTCATTGCCTGAAAAGGCAGGAGACCTGCCTGTAATTACCATATTTGCACATTCCTCGAGAGGAAGAAGAAGGATGAGAAGGCTGATTTACTACAGCATCAACCATGCTGAAAAAGACATATGCCTTACAACTGCATACTTCACGCCAAGTAGAAGAATGCTTGAGACATTAGAGATGGCTCAAAAAAGAGGAGTAAGGGTAAGGCTTTTGCTTCCGGGTGAAAGCGATGTGCCTCCTGCACACTATGCAAGCAGGGCATCCTATGAGAGACTTCTTCGGGCAGGTGTCGAGATATATAACTACAAGGGTCAGGTGCTTCATGCAAAAAGCTATATATTCGATTCCTGCTGGAGTATCGTGGGCTCTGCAAATTTAGACTTTCAGTCCTTGAGATGGAACGACGAGGGCAATGTTGGCATACTCGATGAGGGATTTGCAAAGGAGATGATTGACATATTCGAGGACGACCTTGGGCATTCTATCCAGATAATCGAAAAGGACTGGCAGAAAAGACCATTTAAGGAAAAACTTAAAGAAAGGTTTTTCTCTCTCTTTAGAAGATGGCTTTAG
- the ispE gene encoding 4-(cytidine 5'-diphospho)-2-C-methyl-D-erythritol kinase produces MLTLKAPAKINWFLFVKGKRQDGYHDILSLVQCISLYDSLTLEESAQTDDIEVITDSPIPYRENLVYKAAIALKERASIEKGARITLKKDIPISAGLGGGSSDAAYTLMGLNKLWRLSLNKMEIYELAISLGSDVPFFLDGYCALIEGRGEKVTPTPLQAFHTLLLLKPNIEVSSSSAYSDLGSLELTKPAGNIKLLIQILDTGDFSSLKSVARNDLENPVIRRHPILKEMKERLEESGAVFSAMSGSGPTVFGVFNDPKDAERARNAIPAHWSRVVRTLGV; encoded by the coding sequence ATGCTCACTCTAAAAGCCCCTGCAAAGATTAACTGGTTTCTATTCGTAAAAGGCAAAAGACAGGACGGCTATCACGACATCCTGAGCCTCGTTCAGTGCATAAGCCTTTATGACTCTCTGACACTCGAGGAATCAGCCCAGACAGACGATATAGAGGTCATAACGGACAGCCCGATTCCATACAGGGAAAACCTCGTCTATAAAGCCGCAATTGCCCTGAAAGAGAGGGCATCTATAGAAAAGGGTGCCCGCATAACCCTTAAAAAAGACATCCCTATCTCAGCTGGTCTTGGCGGTGGAAGCTCTGATGCGGCTTATACCCTCATGGGGCTAAACAAACTATGGAGGCTTTCTCTAAATAAAATGGAGATCTATGAGCTTGCTATCTCTTTAGGCTCTGATGTGCCGTTTTTCCTCGATGGCTATTGTGCCCTAATAGAAGGCAGGGGTGAGAAAGTCACCCCAACTCCGCTTCAGGCATTCCACACACTGCTTCTTTTAAAACCCAATATAGAGGTCTCTTCAAGCTCAGCATATTCCGATTTGGGGTCATTGGAGTTGACAAAGCCTGCGGGAAATATTAAACTTTTAATTCAAATCCTTGATACAGGTGATTTCTCCTCTTTGAAGTCCGTAGCGAGAAACGACCTTGAAAATCCGGTCATAAGGAGACACCCTATTTTAAAGGAGATGAAGGAGAGATTAGAAGAATCAGGGGCAGTTTTCTCGGCAATGAGCGGAAGCGGGCCAACAGTGTTTGGTGTGTTTAACGACCCGAAAGATGCTGAGAGGGCAAGAAATGCTATTCCTGCCCACTGGTCAAGGGTTGTCAGGACATTGGGTGTCTGA
- a CDS encoding tetratricopeptide repeat protein, producing the protein MIKKSLLFTLIALSLLSCSPVHTIKEKPSPPGDAYYYYILGYEAEIMGEWEKALTYYQMSLGFDPDSSHIRTQISYILLRLGRLSEALPYVEETVRMDPEHLPSLMLLGQLYNAQQRTVDAIKVYEKVIELSPDDDTSYLLLGALYAGEKRYDDARAILNALLKKAPDNVFALYHLGTIEIELKNFSEAEKLLNQVISLRPNFDTAYMALGIINEMNDNPEQAKLYYEKAIEINPHNVQARQRLAQVFVKEKTIDKAIEQLKEAIGIEPSNINIHRSLAILYMEQKEPDKAIIEFRLYLEVNPENIEIRLYLAAVLDEMERTNEAEEELKNILSIDPQNINALLHLGFIQTKNERFEEAIDTYEKLIGIDPKKAEIYIHLGSLYIQMKNYAKAEAILSTGMGLFPDNADMNFNIAVLYEKTSRFEDMVTHLRRAINIDPQHADALNYLGYSFADKGINLDEALTLIKKAIELKPDSGYIIDSLGWVYFKLGKLEEAIEELQKALDTVGTDPVIYEHLGDVYSAKSMKTEALKAWSKALELHEKEEGLKIRVEEKIKNLNLTDQ; encoded by the coding sequence ATGATTAAGAAATCTCTTTTGTTCACACTGATAGCTCTATCCCTGCTGTCCTGTAGCCCTGTGCATACTATAAAGGAAAAACCCTCTCCACCAGGGGATGCCTATTACTACTATATCTTAGGATACGAGGCTGAGATAATGGGCGAGTGGGAAAAGGCACTTACCTATTACCAGATGAGCCTTGGTTTTGACCCTGATTCCTCTCACATAAGGACCCAGATAAGCTATATCCTTCTCAGGCTTGGAAGGCTTAGTGAGGCATTGCCCTATGTAGAGGAGACCGTCAGGATGGACCCTGAGCATCTGCCTTCGCTTATGCTTCTTGGACAGCTCTATAATGCCCAGCAAAGAACAGTAGATGCCATAAAGGTCTATGAGAAGGTTATCGAACTGTCGCCTGATGATGACACTTCATACCTTTTACTTGGAGCCCTTTATGCAGGGGAGAAAAGATACGATGATGCACGGGCTATATTGAATGCCCTTCTCAAAAAGGCACCTGACAATGTCTTTGCCTTATATCATTTAGGAACCATAGAGATAGAATTAAAAAACTTCTCCGAGGCAGAGAAACTCTTGAATCAGGTCATCTCGCTCAGACCTAATTTCGATACCGCATACATGGCACTGGGAATTATAAACGAGATGAACGACAATCCCGAACAGGCAAAACTTTATTATGAAAAGGCAATAGAAATAAATCCTCATAATGTGCAGGCACGGCAGAGGCTTGCACAGGTATTCGTAAAGGAAAAAACCATAGACAAGGCAATCGAACAGCTTAAGGAGGCAATTGGCATCGAGCCATCTAATATTAACATCCACAGGTCACTTGCGATTCTGTATATGGAGCAAAAAGAGCCTGATAAAGCTATCATTGAATTCAGGCTGTACCTTGAGGTAAATCCGGAAAATATCGAAATCAGGCTTTACCTTGCGGCTGTCTTAGATGAGATGGAAAGAACAAACGAGGCAGAAGAGGAATTAAAAAATATTCTTTCCATAGACCCTCAAAATATAAATGCACTCTTACACTTAGGTTTCATCCAGACAAAAAATGAACGGTTTGAAGAGGCAATAGATACATATGAAAAGCTCATTGGCATTGACCCCAAAAAAGCCGAAATCTATATTCATCTTGGCTCATTATACATCCAGATGAAAAACTACGCCAAGGCAGAGGCTATCTTAAGCACAGGCATGGGTTTATTTCCCGATAATGCGGACATGAACTTCAATATAGCTGTCCTTTACGAAAAAACAAGCAGGTTCGAGGATATGGTTACCCATCTGAGAAGGGCAATAAACATAGACCCTCAGCATGCAGATGCACTGAATTATCTCGGATATAGCTTTGCAGACAAAGGCATCAACCTCGATGAGGCATTGACGCTCATCAAAAAAGCCATTGAACTAAAACCAGACAGCGGATACATAATTGACAGCTTAGGATGGGTCTACTTCAAGTTAGGCAAACTCGAAGAAGCAATAGAGGAGCTGCAAAAGGCACTCGATACGGTTGGCACAGACCCGGTTATATACGAGCACTTAGGAGATGTTTATTCCGCAAAAAGCATGAAGACAGAAGCCCTTAAGGCATGGTCAAAGGCACTTGAACTTCACGAAAAAGAAGAAGGGCTTAAGATTAGGGTGGAAGAAAAAATAAAGAACCTGAATTTAACCGACCAATAA